NNNNNNNNNNNNNNNNNNNNNNNNNNNNNNNNNNNNNNNNNNNNNNNNNNNNNNNNNNNNNNNNNNNNNNNNNNNNNNNNNNNNNNNNNNNNNNNNNNNNNNNNNNNNNNNNNNNNNNNNNNNNNNNNNNNNNNNNNNNNNNNNNNNNNNNNNNNNNNNNNNNNNNNNNNNNNNNNNNNNNNNNNNNNNNNNNNNNNNNNNNNNNNNNNNNNNNNNNNNNNNNNNNNNNNNNNNNNNNNNNNNNNNNNNNNNNNNNNNNNNNNNNNNNNNNNNNNNNNNNNNNNNNNNNNNNNNNNNNNNNNNNNNNNNNNNNNNNNNNNNNNNNNNNNNNNNNNNNNNNNNNNNNNNNNNNNNNNNNNNNNNNNNNNNNNNNNNNNNNNNNNNNNNNNNNNNNNNNNNNNNNNNNNNNNNNNNNNNNNNNNNNNNNNNNNNNNNNNNNNNNNNNNNNNNNNNNNNNNNNNNNNNNNNNNNNNNNNNNNNNNNNNNNNNNNNNNNNNNNNNNNNNNNNNNNNNNNNNNNNNNNNNNNNNNNNNNNNNNNNNNNNNNNNNNNNNNNNNNNNNNNNNNNNNNNNNNNNNNNNNNNNNNNNNNNNNNNNNNNNNNNNNNNNNNNNNNNNNNNNNNNNNNNNNNNNNNNNNNNNNNNNNNNNNNNNNNNNNNNNNNNNNNNNNNNNNNNNNNNNNNNNNNNNNNNNNNNNNNNNNNNNNNNNNNNNNNNNNNNNNNNNNNNNNNNNNNNNNNNNNNNNNNNNNNNNNNNNNNNNNNNNNNNNNNNNNNNNNNNNNNNNAAAACTCAGTAACTAAAATAAGTTGTGTCTCGTGTCTGTTTATcagtcaaataatttattttttcatatcatagtccttaGTAGTAGCACAAGATTGAACTTGTAAAACTCAAATGCTTAATGAAACAACATCATATGATGAAAAAAAGGGTGGGTCAGATTAAACTTTCTATCAGAtcaaaaccagataaagaaattaaaacgaAGAGAGTATAAACAACTAATCTCAACTCATCTTGATGATTGAAAAGAGGTTTAAGGCCAAAAGAATTCTAATAAAATCGTGCCCCTAACTCAATATTGTGTGGTTAGGGTTTTaaaaccccccaaaaaaaaggtTCAATTTTTTCCCAATAATATTgtgtttaggattttaaaacaaaaaaaaaaggttcaatATTTTGGCAATCCTAATTCTAATGTACTAGAAAGAAAACAACAAGAAATAAGAGTCTTACAAGGAAACAGAGAGGCAAAAAGattataaataaaagtcttACCGGAAACGAGGCAAAAAGAACATAAGTAAATTTTAGTCGTCTGCCTTCAATATTCAAAACACAATGAATTCTGCCGGCAAAATAGTATCAATTCCTCAAGAAATAATGTTTGAAATATTCTCATGGCTTCCTTCTGATTCGTTAATGCGTTTCGAGTGTGTTTCCAGATTTTGTAATTCAATGGTATCCGAATCAGATTTTTTGGATATCCATAGATGTCGTTCTGGTGAGATAGAATTCCTTTTGCACTGAGTAAGTGCTTATTACACTGcagaggaaaagaaaaagaaatatggaaAAGCCTCTACCTTGGTTCTTCAAGTTGACGGATTTGATAGTCTTTACAACTGTGTCCCTACTGACCCTGCATATTCTTGTTTGGATTGTGTTAATGGTTTATTTTGTGATTGGGATTCATCAAATATGCGACCTGCTGCAATTTTCAATCCCAGCACAAAAGAAGTAAGATTTCTGCCCGACCCAATTGAAGGTAAATGCTGGAATAAATATTCATTAGGTTTTGAGCCGAAAGAAAATAAGTACAAAGTTCTCTTGACAACACATCTTTCTCGAGCAAGGTACACAAAATACGAGGTTTTCACATTAGGCATAGACAAATCATGGAGAGACAGTCAGCACATTTTGCCTTGTATTCCGTATTATATGCCCAGTGTTTGCATTAGTGGAGTCATCTATCAGTTTGCTATACCCAATGACTTATCTATAGTTGCATTTGATGTTAAATctgaaaaaatcaaaattattgcATTGTGGATTGCACTTGAGTTGGTGTACTATTACCGGTTGATAGAGGTGAAGGGAAAATTAGGGAAACTAGAGAGCCGAGATTTGCATCATTCTTCATGGACCGTCATGGAGAGATTGTATTCGTTGTGAACTTAAGTCGAGGTGATTTATGTTGTTTGTGTTATGATGTCACAAGAAAGAGTTGGAGGGTATTAAAAATCAAGGGGCTTCCTAAGGGAAGCAACATCAGTGGCATTTATTGTTATGTTGAAAGTCTCGTCCCCTTTGGGTAATTATGTTCAAACAACTGGAAGGCATCGTGAGTGCTTGTATCTCTTGTCATCCTTAGCTTCTGTTTCACCCAAATATCTTGTATATAACCTTTCAGGAACTGTTTTATTTAACGATAAGATTTTGTTGGTATACATTCCGTGCCATTGGTGTGAGTACTCTcatcaatatatatagaaattggATTCTATTGTTATGTGTAATAATTGAATATTCGTGTTTCCACGCAGTAATTCAGTTTGTACTCTGCATATATAGCAGCAGTAGTACTGAACTTTTCCTGGGACAAACTTAAATACCTTTGTCTACTTCCTCAGCTTAACCGCTAAAGACTCATCCCATCACACTACTTTGAAAAAACAGAGGAACCAAATGAAATGACTCCACGATTGTCTCCGATACTAACAAAGTCAACATAGACACCTCCTACTGCTTTTAAAGTTAGAACCACTCGATCTCTTGAAGTTTGATTGTTGGAGACACTGAAGCTGTGGTTTGTGTTTGATTGTTGAGAGGAATCCATTTGTCCCATCCTATTCAACTTTCTTCGGGTAGACAAATATTTATGCACTGTATTTGCATAAATTGAAATGGCTCTGCTCGACTCAAGGCAGAAACTCACCCCAAATATATAACTAGCTAGGTGATACCACTGACCCACAGTGATATCAAGCTTCTATCTCAGGCAAAAATTCTCCTAATCTCGATTGCTACTAAGAATATGATCACTTGCATTTGAGTTCCGCATATGCATTTGAATTCAAAACGATACTCCCATTGTAATTTAAAATGAAACGACCTATTAGTTCACTGACATATTTAGTATGCATAATATCAAACTTTTGAGATCAATAGGATTTAATAAACTGACCTACAAGAGGAAACTGTAAAACTAGATCCATATAAAAGGCGGTGCACAAAGGATGCCTGATATTTTagttcataaattcaaattacacATCATACCATCCATATATAGAGGCAGTGCCACAATATAAATTCAGGAATCTAGTTTTTTTAAGTTACTCATTTACTACCAGTACAACACATGTAGACAAGACaaattttcctaaaattatTCATAAACGAGACAAATCAACTGAAATCTGATTAATAATTCAGGAAACGAAGAAACTGTACCTTGATAAATACAATATTAACTGATTTTtaacttgtgagaaaagtttacATTACTTACAGGTCTGTAAAgctttaaaaaggaaaataaaagactAGTACTAATTTGAAGTTGTACTCTTCTGTTGAAGTAAACTGACCACAGAATGAAGAAGATTAGGGGTTGATCTAGTAGTAGTTTTCTGTCAATAACAAGCCAAATTAGAAAGATCGCGTGCTATTAATGCTTTGTTTCCAAGTTTCAACTAATTAAACGCCAAAGTGCAAACAAAACAAACTAAAGTCTCTACATTACTAGTCTTTCTACATAACTGTTAATCCGTTTCGATATTGGTCTCCTCGGGAAGCTCCTTGATTCCTAATTCTCTCTATATCTTTGTAATGACATCATAACACGAGCATAAAGCACCCGACTTTAAGTTAATGACGAACACAATCTCCCCATCACAGGACGTGAAGGATGACATAGGTCCAGGAATTATGTCATTCCATATTGAAGGAAAACAAATGATATGTGTCTGCTTTAAAATTCACAAGTCTAACTTGGAGGGCTAGGGGTAAATAAATTTGTACTGGcatatacttttatttagatACTAATTTAACACTAATGATGCTTAATATCCAgaagcaataaaaataatatatgaattgCGAAAAATTTCTCGAACAGAAAGAGACTTAATTTCTACATAACTTGTCTTTCAACGTAACTATAAATAACTCTGATGCAGTGGTTCGTAAGAAGCccctttatttctaatttttgccAACTCTGTCTTTTGACATCATAACACGAGCATAAATTACCTGACTCTAAGTTGAGGATGAATAAAATCTGTCCATCACAAGACATGCACGATAATATGACTCTCCCATTCTTCTTTTTTCTGAATGTGTCCTACAACCCACAAATGGATTTATTCACGTGACGATTGTTCATAATTAATGATTGCTAGTTTATCCTTCACCTCTATTAACATGTAATATCGCAAGTGAAGTGTTTGTCAATTTGATTTGTTGTAAACATTTCCAACTGTGTTTGTCAATCCTTCCTTCACACCATGGTTAGATTTCAAATTGGAAAATTGCACAGaggattttaaaatatttcagtgGAACAGAGGATATAAAAATGAAGAGAAGTGATTTTTTCTCAAGAAACATACACACTTCAGCAACACACTTCAATGGAGACGAAGTTGAATTCTGGGGAAAGAAAACCATCAATTCCCCAAGAAAGAGTCATTGAAATATTCTCATGATTTCTTGCTAAGTCTTATTCTCATAGTTTCTTGCTAAGTCCCTAATGTGTTTCAAATGTGCCACCAAATTCTATTGTTTTTTAATCTGATTTTCACACATCCATACTAATTAATTTACTAGTTTTCGAACACTACATTGCacgtgtcacgccccgagcctacaccctgggcgggatcggcacccggagaccatttatggccccaagcgaacccttggcctgactttcttaactcagcggaaacctcaacaaaataactcaatgcaatgcaatattacaaaacaacttaacttataaaatatggccataaaggcaactcgaatctcaaaatagaatatttacatatatatatataNNNNNNNNNNNNNNNNNNNNNNNNNNNNNNNN
This genomic stretch from Solanum stenotomum isolate F172 chromosome 10, ASM1918654v1, whole genome shotgun sequence harbors:
- the LOC125842890 gene encoding putative F-box protein At5g52610 — encoded protein: MVELVMKGGGNRQCVRLIDVTEENHQINDTGACVEKKITGEDYALVCEHLFRNRGLSVGDEIELYWDTEFHKFIFKFCNSMVSESDFLDIHRCRSEEKKKKYGKASTLVLQVDGFDSLYNCVPTDPAYSCLDCVNGLFCDWDSSNMRPAAIFNPSTKEVRFLPDPIEGKCWNKYSLGFEPKENKYKVLLTTHLSRARYTKYEVFTLGIDKSWRDSQHILPCIPYYMPSVCISGVIYQFAIPNDLSIVAFDVKSEKIKIIALWIALELVYYYRLIEVKGKLGKLESRDLHHSSWTVMERLYSL